A genomic segment from Actinoplanes sichuanensis encodes:
- a CDS encoding SRPBCC family protein: protein MIEVKEQISSVRRTIGTRVLEAGEARVMTISQAYDTDQDDLWDVVTNPERIPRWFLPVSGELRLGGKYQFEGNAGGTITKCEKPHAVGATWEFGEQVSWVEVRLTPEGDGRTRFELEHVAHVDDEHWEQYGPGAVGLGWEGAFWGLANHLANPEATITPEAAMEWAMSPDGITFMRLSADAWTEADIAFGTDPEQARRQAANTLKAYTGQE from the coding sequence ATGATCGAGGTCAAAGAGCAGATCAGCAGCGTACGGCGGACGATCGGCACCCGCGTGCTGGAGGCCGGTGAGGCGCGCGTGATGACGATCAGCCAGGCCTACGACACCGACCAGGACGACCTGTGGGACGTGGTCACCAATCCGGAGCGGATCCCACGGTGGTTCCTGCCGGTCTCCGGTGAGCTGCGCCTGGGCGGGAAGTACCAGTTCGAGGGCAACGCCGGTGGCACGATCACGAAGTGCGAGAAGCCGCACGCGGTCGGCGCCACCTGGGAGTTCGGCGAGCAGGTGAGCTGGGTCGAGGTGCGGCTGACCCCGGAGGGCGACGGGCGGACCCGGTTCGAGCTGGAACACGTGGCGCACGTCGACGACGAGCACTGGGAGCAGTACGGTCCGGGCGCCGTCGGCCTGGGCTGGGAGGGCGCGTTCTGGGGTCTGGCCAACCACCTGGCGAACCCCGAGGCGACGATCACGCCGGAGGCCGCGATGGAGTGGGCGATGTCGCCCGATGGCATCACGTTCATGCGGCTCAGCGCCGACGCGTGGACCGAGGCCGACATCGCCTTCGGCACCGACCCGGAGCAGGCCCGCCGCCAGGCCGCGAACACCTTGAAGGCCTACACCGGCCAGGAGTGA
- a CDS encoding ArsR/SmtB family transcription factor, with translation MHAFDVLGDPVRRRILELLAEGEQTSGAVTAVIRAEFGITQPAVSQHLRVLRDNGFATVRPDGARRLYAVDHTALRQVDEWLAPFRRFWTPHLSAMATEVARGKRLRRLGEGVGTSDARSAR, from the coding sequence CATGCGTTCGACGTACTCGGTGATCCGGTCCGCCGCCGGATCCTCGAGCTGCTCGCCGAGGGTGAGCAGACCTCCGGCGCCGTCACCGCGGTCATCCGCGCGGAGTTCGGCATCACCCAGCCGGCCGTGTCCCAGCACCTGCGGGTGCTGCGGGACAACGGCTTCGCCACCGTGCGGCCCGACGGCGCGCGCCGCCTCTACGCGGTCGACCACACCGCGCTACGGCAGGTGGACGAGTGGCTGGCCCCGTTCCGGAGGTTCTGGACGCCGCACCTGTCCGCGATGGCCACCGAGGTGGCTCGCGGCAAACGCCTTCGGCGACTCGGCGAGGGCGTCGGGACCAGCGATGCGAGGAGCGCACGATGA